A stretch of Bradyrhizobium sp. AZCC 2262 DNA encodes these proteins:
- a CDS encoding NAD(P)-binding domain-containing protein, protein MPDEKIETLVVGGGQAGLVMSHRLKQRGLSHLVLERHRIAERWRSERWDGLKFQFPNWSVRLPDFPFPHSDPDGYANTDDIVKFIDDYAAFVAPPIRCGVAVTRLSQCGGGGFIAETTDGTIAADNVVVATGPYQRNLVPDLLGDHPVFQVHAADYKNPGQLPPGAVLVAGAGASGAQIAEELLQAGRRVYLSVGRHRRLPRRYRGRDLIWWLAEMRLDQVTPEERGPARLGPVISGAYGGRTIDFRSFAADGMILLGRIEAAHDGVLDIASGLAESMADGDLVYATFLGAVDEYVRRRKLDLPEDPDARTTLPNPPCVTEPLRRLDLAAEGISAVIWATGYGVDFDWIDLPVTDAKGEAVHHNGISAVPGLYFLGLQWLSKMNSSFLSGVGDDAEVLADHILARRL, encoded by the coding sequence GCCGGATGAAAAAATCGAGACGCTCGTGGTCGGCGGCGGCCAGGCGGGGCTCGTCATGAGCCACCGGCTGAAGCAGCGCGGGCTTTCGCACCTCGTGCTCGAGCGCCATCGGATCGCCGAGCGCTGGCGCAGCGAACGCTGGGACGGGCTGAAATTCCAGTTTCCCAACTGGTCGGTGCGCTTGCCGGACTTTCCGTTTCCGCACAGCGATCCGGATGGCTATGCAAACACCGACGACATCGTCAAATTCATCGACGACTATGCCGCCTTTGTCGCGCCACCGATCCGGTGCGGCGTCGCGGTAACGCGGCTGTCGCAGTGCGGCGGCGGCGGTTTCATCGCCGAGACCACCGATGGCACGATCGCAGCTGATAATGTCGTCGTCGCCACCGGTCCCTATCAGCGCAACCTCGTCCCGGATCTGCTGGGCGATCATCCCGTGTTTCAGGTCCATGCCGCTGACTACAAAAATCCCGGACAGCTTCCGCCGGGCGCGGTGCTGGTGGCCGGCGCCGGCGCGTCGGGCGCGCAGATCGCCGAGGAATTGCTGCAGGCCGGCCGCCGCGTCTATCTCTCGGTTGGACGGCACCGCCGCCTGCCCCGCCGCTACCGCGGCCGCGATTTGATCTGGTGGCTCGCCGAGATGCGCCTCGATCAGGTCACGCCGGAGGAGCGTGGACCCGCGCGGCTGGGCCCGGTCATTTCGGGCGCCTATGGTGGCCGCACCATCGATTTCCGCAGCTTCGCCGCCGACGGCATGATCCTGTTGGGGCGTATCGAGGCCGCGCATGACGGCGTGCTCGACATTGCGTCCGGCCTTGCTGAAAGCATGGCCGATGGCGATCTGGTCTACGCCACGTTTCTCGGCGCCGTGGACGAGTATGTGAGGCGGCGCAAGTTGGACCTCCCGGAAGATCCGGACGCCCGAACGACGCTTCCAAACCCGCCTTGCGTCACCGAGCCCCTGCGGCGTCTCGACCTCGCGGCGGAAGGCATCTCCGCGGTGATCTGGGCCACCGGCTACGGCGTCGATTTCGACTGGATCGACCTCCCGGTCACCGACGCCAAAGGTGAGGCCGTCCACCACAACGGCATATCCGCCGTGCCGGGCCTGTATTTCCTCGGCCTGCAATGGCTCTCGAAAATGAACTCCTCGTTCCTGTCAGGCGTCGGCGACGACGCCGAGGTGCTCGCCGATCATATTTTGGCGCGGCGCCTCTAA